A single genomic interval of Oncorhynchus gorbuscha isolate QuinsamMale2020 ecotype Even-year linkage group LG25, OgorEven_v1.0, whole genome shotgun sequence harbors:
- the lum gene encoding lumican isoform X1, with the protein MMPCVLCDASHPHSRMRRTSYPRLHWCTCDWLGRAHNSQILCLKNSCRCHRLYILQFGQLPSVNPGPQSSEEAEAFPPLSLALSLSPPPSPFLPRSPPSLQRHLAFEQPQSSYLLTFYPTRRGRERERGEKVMFPLRVPIFAVLVSLTVGQYDDYDYQPASQYGPSSANCAQECECPINFPTAMYCDSRNLKFVPIVPSGIKYLYLQNNLIEEIKAGVFDNVTAELRWLVLDHNQITNEKVAKGTIDKLTGLHKILFSFNKLTEAVIPPSMSLDELKMMNNQLSKFPAGSLAGMQNLTSVHLQNNELTSKVLNGVFKGLNKLVAIDLTNNKLKKLPSGMPSSLETFYGDHNGISSIAAGDLKELPKLAYLRLAYNQMTDAGIPAGVFNVTSLIELDLSYNKLQSIPEINEQLEHLYLQVNEINKFNLENICKFSGPLNYSRLKHLRLDGNNITHADLPHDSSNCLRQASDIIFD; encoded by the exons ATGATGCCATGTGTCCTTTGTGATGCTTCGCATCCTCATTCACGCATGAGGCGGACCTCGTATCCCAGACTACACTGGTGCACATGTGACTGGTTAGGCAGAGCCCATAATTCTCAGATTCTATGCCTTAAAAACTCATGTCGATGTCATCGTCTTTATATACTACAGTTTGGGCAGCTGCCTTCTGTCAATCCGGGACCACAGTCATCTGAAGAAGCAGAAGCTTTCCCACccctttccctcgctctctctttatctccccctccctctccctttctccctcgttctcctccctctctccagagaCATCTGGCTTTTGAGCAACCACAGTCTTCTTACCTGCTGACCTTCTATCCcacacgcagagggagagagagagagagaggagagaaag TTATGTTTCCCCTCCGTGTCCCCATCTTTGCCGTGCTGGTCAGCCTGACCGTGGGTCAGTACGATGACTACGACTACCAGCCGGCCTCCCAGTATGGCCCGTCCAGCGCCAACTGTGCCCAGGAATGCGAGTGCCCCATCAACTTCCCCACTGCCATGTACTGTGACTCCCGCAACCTTAAGTTTGTGCCCATTGTGCCCTCAGGCATCAAGTACCTGTACCTGCAGAACAACCTGATCGAGGAGATCAAGGCTGGGGTCTTCGACAACGTCACGGCTGAACTCCGTTGGCTGGTCCTGGACCATAACCAGATCACCAATGAGAAGGTGGCCAAGGGAACCATCGACAAGCTGACCGGACTTCATAAGATCTTGTTCAGCTTCAACAAACTGACGGAAGCTGtgatccctccctccatgtctttgGACGAGCTGAAGATGATGAACAACCAGCTGTCCAAGTTCCCCGCAGGGAGTCTGGCCGGCATGCAGAACCTGACCTCGGTCCACCTCCAGAACAACGAGTTGACCTCTAAAGTTCTTAATGGGGTCTTCAAGGGCCTCAACAAGCTGGTGGCCATAGACTTGACCAACAACAAGCTGAAGAAGCTGCCCTCAGGCATGCCTAGTTCGCTGGAGACCTTCTATGGCGATCACAATGGCATCAGCAGCATCGCCGCCGGGGACCTCAAAGAGCTGCCCAAGCTGGCGTACCTGAGGTTGGCCTACAATCAGATGACGGATGCAGGGATTCCGGCGGGCGTGTTCAATGTGACGAGCCTGATCGAGCTGGATCTGTCCTACAACAAGCTGCAGTCCATCCCTGAGATCAACGAACAGCTGGAGCATCTCTATCTGCAGGTCAACGAAATCAACA AGTTCAACCTGGAGAACATTTGCAAGTTCTCTGGCCCCCTGAACTACTCCAGACTGAAGCACCTGCGTCTGGATGGGAACAACATCACACATGCCGACCTACCCCATGACTCCTCCAACTGCCTGCGCCAGGCCTCTGACATCATCTTCGACTAA
- the lum gene encoding lumican isoform X2: MFPLRVPIFAVLVSLTVGQYDDYDYQPASQYGPSSANCAQECECPINFPTAMYCDSRNLKFVPIVPSGIKYLYLQNNLIEEIKAGVFDNVTAELRWLVLDHNQITNEKVAKGTIDKLTGLHKILFSFNKLTEAVIPPSMSLDELKMMNNQLSKFPAGSLAGMQNLTSVHLQNNELTSKVLNGVFKGLNKLVAIDLTNNKLKKLPSGMPSSLETFYGDHNGISSIAAGDLKELPKLAYLRLAYNQMTDAGIPAGVFNVTSLIELDLSYNKLQSIPEINEQLEHLYLQVNEINKFNLENICKFSGPLNYSRLKHLRLDGNNITHADLPHDSSNCLRQASDIIFD; encoded by the exons ATGTTTCCCCTCCGTGTCCCCATCTTTGCCGTGCTGGTCAGCCTGACCGTGGGTCAGTACGATGACTACGACTACCAGCCGGCCTCCCAGTATGGCCCGTCCAGCGCCAACTGTGCCCAGGAATGCGAGTGCCCCATCAACTTCCCCACTGCCATGTACTGTGACTCCCGCAACCTTAAGTTTGTGCCCATTGTGCCCTCAGGCATCAAGTACCTGTACCTGCAGAACAACCTGATCGAGGAGATCAAGGCTGGGGTCTTCGACAACGTCACGGCTGAACTCCGTTGGCTGGTCCTGGACCATAACCAGATCACCAATGAGAAGGTGGCCAAGGGAACCATCGACAAGCTGACCGGACTTCATAAGATCTTGTTCAGCTTCAACAAACTGACGGAAGCTGtgatccctccctccatgtctttgGACGAGCTGAAGATGATGAACAACCAGCTGTCCAAGTTCCCCGCAGGGAGTCTGGCCGGCATGCAGAACCTGACCTCGGTCCACCTCCAGAACAACGAGTTGACCTCTAAAGTTCTTAATGGGGTCTTCAAGGGCCTCAACAAGCTGGTGGCCATAGACTTGACCAACAACAAGCTGAAGAAGCTGCCCTCAGGCATGCCTAGTTCGCTGGAGACCTTCTATGGCGATCACAATGGCATCAGCAGCATCGCCGCCGGGGACCTCAAAGAGCTGCCCAAGCTGGCGTACCTGAGGTTGGCCTACAATCAGATGACGGATGCAGGGATTCCGGCGGGCGTGTTCAATGTGACGAGCCTGATCGAGCTGGATCTGTCCTACAACAAGCTGCAGTCCATCCCTGAGATCAACGAACAGCTGGAGCATCTCTATCTGCAGGTCAACGAAATCAACA AGTTCAACCTGGAGAACATTTGCAAGTTCTCTGGCCCCCTGAACTACTCCAGACTGAAGCACCTGCGTCTGGATGGGAACAACATCACACATGCCGACCTACCCCATGACTCCTCCAACTGCCTGCGCCAGGCCTCTGACATCATCTTCGACTAA